A window from Pangasianodon hypophthalmus isolate fPanHyp1 chromosome 4, fPanHyp1.pri, whole genome shotgun sequence encodes these proteins:
- the ephb3a gene encoding ephrin type-B receptor 3, with the protein MMDYLLVLCSLLLPVVSAVEETLMDSKWATTELAWTTYPESGWEEVSGYDDSMNPIRTYQVCNVLEPNQNNWLRTDFIPRRGVLRVYVELKFSVRDCASIPNIPGSCKETFNLFYYESDGDTATANSPPWRENPYVKVDTIAPDESFSLLEAGIVNTKLRSFGPLSKAGFYLAFQDLGACMSLISARVFFKKCSTTIASFAVFPETATGAEATSLVIATGACVPNAVEVSVPLKLYCNGDGEWMVPVGSCTCMPGFEPAKKDTQCQACTPGSFKSKQGEGFCTPCPPFSRATSAASSVCPCQNGYYRADGDSPDSPCTTVPSAPLSVISSINETSVSLEWAEPRDSGGRADLVYNVVCKKCEHDTCVRCDDNVEVAPRRLGLAERHAAIRNLQAHTHYSFEIQAVNGVSPKSPITPRYATVNITTNQAAPSAVPTVHLMRSTASTLSLSWLPPERPNGVILDYEIKYQEQGESFSHTVTAQTSSARVEGLKAGTVYTVQVRARTVAGYGSYSHPVDYSTSLHDDPERSVQDQLPLIIGSALAGFVVIVATVVIAVLCLRRQRTGSELEYTEKLQQYVSPGVKVYIDPFTYEDPNEAVHEFAREIDISCVKIEEVIGAGEFGEVCRGRLKQPGRKEVAVAIKTLKAGYTERQRRDFLAEASIMGQFDHPNVIHLEGVLTRSCPVLIVTEFMENGALDSFLRLNDGGFTVTQLVGMLRGIAAGMKYLSDMNYVHRDLAARNVLVNSNLVCKVSDFGLSRFLDENSSDPTYTSSLGGKIPIRWTAPEAIAFRKFTTASDVWSYGIVMWEVMSFGERPYWDMSNQDVMNAVEQDYRLPPPMDCPAVLHQLMLECWLKERNARPRFAHIVSTLDKLLRNAASLKTLTSAHSGDLYRIGGTLPGHQRKSLGGVQDMRQMSQTLPIRV; encoded by the exons ATGATGGATTATTTGCTGGTTTTGTGTAGCCTTTTGCTGCCTGTGGTGTCTGCTGTTGAAG AGACACTTATGGACAGCAAGTGGGCCACAACCGAGCTAGCGTGGACCACCTATCCAGAAAGTGGG TGGGAGGAGGTCAGCGGCTACGACGACTCCATGAACCCCATCCGCACGTACCAGGTGTGTAATGTGCTGGAGCCCAACCAGAACAACTGGCTTCGGACAGACTTCATCCCACGCAGAGGTGTGCTGCGCGTCTACGTGGAGCTCAAGTTCTCCGTGCGAGATTGTGCCAGCATTCCCAACATCCCCGGCTCCTGCAAAGAGACTTTCAACCTGTTTTACTACGAGTCAGATGGAGACACGGCGACGGCAAACAGCCCACCATGGCGGGAGAATCCTTACGTGAAG GTGGACACCATTGCCCCTGATGAGAGCTTCTCTTTGCTAGAGGCGGGGATCGTCAACACCAAATTACGCAGCTTTGGACCACTCTCCAAAGCCGGTTTCTACCTGGCCTTCCAGGACCTGGGCGCTTGCATGTCCCTGATCTCCGCCCGGGTTTTCTTCAAGAAGTGCTCCACTACCATTGCCAGCTTCGCGGTCTTCCCCGAAACAGCgacaggtgcagaggccacCTCTCTGGTCATCGCCACCGGCGCATGCGTACCTAATGCTGTCGAGGTGTCGGTCCCGCTCAAGCTCTACTGCAACGGAGACGGCGAGTGGATGGTTCCCGTGGGATCCTGCACCTGCATGCCGGGCTTTGAGCCAGCTAAGAAAGACACCCAGTGTCAGG CATGCACGCCCGGCTCCTTCAAGTCCAAGCAGGGAGAAGGCTTCTGCACCCCGTGTCCACCCTTCAGCCGGGCCACGTCCGCCGCGTCCAGCGTGTGCCCGTGTCAGAACGGGTACTACCGCGCCGACGGCGACTCTCCTGACTCGCCCTGCACCA CTGTCCCTTCAGCCCCTCTCAGCGTGATATCCAGCATAAACGAGACATCTGTGTCTCTAGAGTGGGCGGAGCCACGTGACTCAGGCGGCCGAGCCGACCTCGTATATAACGTGGTGTGTAAAAAGTGCGAGCACGACACCTGTGTGCGCTGCGACGACAACGTGGAGGTCGCACCACGGCGCCTGGGCCTCGCCGAGAGACACGCAGCCATCAGGAACCTGcaagctcacacacactacagcttcGAGATCCAGGCCGTCAACGGCGTCTCACCCAAGAGCCCCATCACGCCGCGCTACGCCACCGTCAATATAACCACCAATCAGGCGG CACCTTCAGCTGTACCCACGGTGCACCTCATGCGCTCCACAGCGAGCACCCTCAGTCTGTCCTGGCTGCCTCCAGAGCGACCCAACGGCGTCATCTTAGATTACGAGATCAAGTATCAGGAGCAG ggtgAATCTTTCTCTCACACGGTCACAGCTCAGACCAGCTCAGCGAGGGTGGAGGGGCTGAAAGCGGGGACGGTGTACACGGTGCAGGTTCGCGCTCGCACCGTGGCCGGCTACGGCAGCTACAGTCACCCAGTGGACTACAGCACCAGTCTACATG ATGATCCGGAGCGCTCTGTGCAGGACCAGCTGCCCCTCATCATCGGCTCGGCCTTGGCCGGCTTCGTCGTCATCGTGGCCACAGTGGTCATCGCTGTTCTCTGCCTCAG GAGGCAGCGCACAGGCTCTGAGCTGGAGTACACAGAGAAGCTACAGCAGTACG TGTCCCCGGGTGTGAAAGTCTACATCGACCCTTTCACTTACGAGGACCCCAACGAGGCGGTGCACGAGTTCGCCCGTGAGATTGACATCTCCTGCGTGAAGATCGAGGAAGTCATCGGAGCAG GGGAGTTTGGAGAGGTGTGTCGAGGGAGGCTAAAGCAGCCCGGCAGGAAGGAAGTGGCCGTGGCTATCAAGACTCTGAAAGCGGGCTACACGGAGCGTCAGAGACGCGACTTTCTGGCCGAGGCGAGCATCATGGGCCAGTTCGACCACCCCAACGTCATCCACCTGGAGGGAGTGTTGACCAGGAGCTGCCCAGTACTGATAGTTACCGAGTTCATGGAGAACGGAGCTTTGGACTCCTTCCTCAGG CTCAACGACGGCGGGTTCACGGTGACGCAGCTCGTCGGCATGCTGCGAGGCATCGCGGCCGGAATGAAGTACCTCTCTGACATGAACTACGTCCACCGCGACTTGGCAGCACGGAACGTCCTCGTTAACAGCAACCTGGTGTGCAAAGTTTCCGACTTTGGCCTCTCACGCTTTCTGGACGAGAACTCGTCCGACCCGACCTACACCAGCTCCCtg ggtggaAAAATCCCAATCCGCTGGACAGCCCCCGAGGCCATCGCCTTCCGCAAGTTCACCACAGCCAGTGACGTGTGGAGCTACGGCATCGTCATGTGGGAGGTGATGTCGTTTGGAGAGCGGCCCTACTGGGACATGAGCAACCAGGAT GTGATGAACGCGGTGGAGCAGGATTACAGGCTTCCTCCACCCATGGACTGTCCAGCCGTTCTTCATCAACTGATGCTCGAGTGCTGGCTGAAGGAGCGTAACGCACGGCCACGCTTCGCCCACATCGTTAGCACGCTGGACAAGCTGCTACGCAACGCCGCCAGCCTCAAAACACTCACCTCCGCACACTcagg GGATCTGTATCGTATCGGCGGGACCCTGCCTGGCCACCAGAGGAAGAGTTTAGGCGGCGTGCAGGACATGAGACAAATGAGCCAAACTCTCCCCATCCGAGTCTGA